Part of the Salvelinus sp. IW2-2015 linkage group LG7, ASM291031v2, whole genome shotgun sequence genome, GGGCCACAAGGGCATAAGGCATATAGCAGCAGAAAACTGGAGTCTCTTGTTTCTTCTACTCCAACGGTTCATAACAGAAGTAGAGAAATATATTGCACTTTAAAAGATGAGTCAAAAATCTCACAGGTTACCACAGCAACAGCTACCACTAAAAGTGTGTCATGCGACCGAGTGGGTTGGGATGGATGTCTTCTTggaagcaacaactgttgatgAAGAGACTGAAACAACTCCTAATCACTGTTGTACACCCCCTGTCCCTTATCACACAGAAGTAACTAAACTCAGATGAGAAAGTCTGATGAATAGAATCAAGAGACTTCCGGGAGGACATATAGCACACTGGCCTCCAAGTGAATAATCCCTCTGTCGCGCCATAGTAGTGGCACGTAAATATCAGATTCAGGTTCAGGACTAGATGACTGCCCTCCTCCGCTTCACCCGACctttgaggttgttctgaggtaAATCTCACTTCTCTCGGAGGACACACACTCCTGCATCACAGCGCTGTGTGGCCATGGAGGTGACCACCTCCCAGCTGTCAATAACAGGGTCATAACACTCGATACTGCTCAGAAGGGAGTTTCCATCATACCTAGAGAGGGCAAAAGAGTACAGGGGAGGATGAACAATACATCATATGGCTGTGTTCAATGACATTCGCATGCTTATAATCAAACTGGACCATAAGGAGGTTGCATTCATGATTCAGATTTATTACAATGTTATCTAAGCAAGAATAATATAAATCAATTAAGAGTCATACATAATGTATATTAATGATCACTTCAGTATCTCTTAATACTGAAGTTGGGTGCAGAGCCGTGGTCGAGTGATAACACTCCCGGCTCTATGCACATGTACAACGGTTAGCCGGTGACAGGGGTTCAATCCCTGTGTCCTCCCTTCACTCTGAATCTCCTCTTCACCTGTCTCCCTCATTGTTTCTCATCTGTCTGTCATTAAAAGCAATAAACATATGAAAGGAAAGTGAATTTACACtttcctaaaaataaaaaaataaaaagattaaaTTCTGAGCAGGGTTGGGATGTTTAGGCTTACCCAGCTATGGCGTAGAGTCGTCCCCGGAGGACGGTAGCTCCTACGTAGCAGCGGGGAGTGGTCATACTGGCTACCGTGGTCCAATAGTCAGTCCTAATGTTGTAAACCTCCACTGAGTCGAGGTGCGCTGTTCCATCGAAGCCTCCCACCACATAGATGTGGTCATTGAGCAAGGCTACACCAGCCCCTGTAACAAAGAGTATAGGCCCTTCAGACATACTAACCATAGCCATATGTAGAGAGAGCCATACTGTATATAATCTATACAGCCCTCATACTCTGGAGTACTCACCTGAGCGTTTGGTGGCCATGGGGGTAACATTCGTCCAATGACCTGTGTGAGGGTCATACCGCTCCACTGAATTGAGGATATTCAATCCGTCGTACCCACCTGCAATAAATTacatacactgcatgaccaaaagtgtgtggacacctgctcgtcaaacatatcattccaaaatcatgggcattaatatgttggtccccctttgctgctataacagcctccattcttctgggaaggctttccactagacgttggaacattggtgcggggacttgcttctattcagccacaagagcattagtgaggtcggacactgattttgggcgattgggcctggctcacagtcagcgttccaattcatcccaaaggtgttcgatggggttgaggtcagcccagtcaatttcttccacaccgatctcaacaaaccatttctgtatggacctcgctttgtgcacgggggcattgtcatgctgaaacaggaaagggccttccccaaactgttgccacaaagttggaagcacagaattgtttagaatgtcattgtatgctgtagctttaaaatttcacttcactggaagatgcttagcccaaaccatgaaaaacagccccagaccattattcctcctacatcAAACtttaacagttggcactatgcatttgagcaggtagcgttctcctggcatccgccaaacccagatttgtccatcggattgcctgaagcgtgattcatcactccagagaacgcgtttccactaagCTTGTCcaatgtctatggagattacaagactgtgtgcttgatgttatacacctgtcagcaacgggtgtagctgaaatagctgaatccaccaatttgatggggtgtccacatagtgTAAATCCTTACTAAGGtcagtgggggaaaaaaacagggaGAAAATTTAAATATTTATACACCAACACCATTACAAACTTAAACCAAACATCTTTAATACCCACCAAGACAGTATATAAGTCCACTAGCAACCACCAGGCCAGCCCCTTCCCTGGCTGTCTGCATGTCCCCAAGCATGCTCCACTGGTCAATATTCGGGTCATATCGTTCCATGCTGGTGTGACGGCGGCTACCGTCAAAGCCTCCAGCAACATAGATCATATCTGTGGGCAGAAAAGTGAGGAAAGAAATGTAAGGAAATGTTCCAACAACTTTTTGAAAGTCTGCATTAGAAAACACTTGCAGGGTTTTGTTACACCTGAGGTCAGTCAAACTCACTTCAGTGCTATTTGTTTTTGTAAACCCCATGACAATGAGGGCTGTCAATCAGAGAAGATCCTCTACCTCCGAGTGTTGTCGCCCCGGCAAGGCCACGCCGTACATTCATAGTGGCGACGGTGTACCAGACACCATCCTCGTCTGCTGTGTAGTCCAAGCACTCCACCGAGCTAAGCCGCGATCGACCATCGTAGCCGCCAATCACATACACACGGTCATTGAGGGAGACGGTAGCTACATAACGCCTTTTCCGAGCAATGTTCTGTAAAAACATGCTTGGGATAAGTTAACCATGATCAGAGAGCCAAAAtatgtaattaaaaaaatatatacttacagGTAAAAAGCTCCACTCCTGAGTTTTAGGATCATACTTCTCAACGATATCTATAGGGGATTGTTGACTGCCGAATCCTCCAATAACCAACAGGACCTCCTTGGCACCTTGAAAGAGCAACATGGTAATCACTTTTTCCACATGAATAAAGTAGTAACTTCCACTAAGCTTGTCTTGTATCCCTATTATTAGGACAAGAAAATCAATCCAAAAAAATGGAGGTCAGTACTGTACCTAATCTGGCTTGGGTGCGTGGCCCCTGCATCTCACTCCTCAGCTCTGGTCTAAGGTGGAATTTCTTGGCCTCATCCACAAGG contains:
- the LOC111966690 gene encoding kelch-like protein 12 isoform X2 gives rise to the protein MAPKDIMTNSHAKSILNAMNALRKSNTLCDITLRVENTDFPVHRIVLAACSDYFCAMFTSELSEKGKSFVDIQGLTASTMEILLDFVYTETVLVTVENVQELLPAACLLQLKGVKRACCDFLDSQLDPTNCLGIRDFAETHNCLDLMQAAELFSQKHFPEVVQHEEFMLLSQNEVEKLVKCDEIQVDSEEPVFEAVLNWVKHNRKEREIYLSEMLEHVRMPLLTPRYITDVIDSEPLIRCSLPCRDLVDEAKKFHLRPELRSEMQGPRTQARLGAKEVLLVIGGFGSQQSPIDIVEKYDPKTQEWSFLPNIARKRRYVATVSLNDRVYVIGGYDGRSRLSSVECLDYTADEDGVWYTVATMNVRRGLAGATTLGDMIYVAGGFDGSRRHTSMERYDPNIDQWSMLGDMQTAREGAGLVVASGLIYCLGGYDGLNILNSVERYDPHTGHWTNVTPMATKRSGAGVALLNDHIYVVGGFDGTAHLDSVEVYNIRTDYWTTVASMTTPRCYVGATVLRGRLYAIAGYDGNSLLSSIECYDPVIDSWEVVTSMATQRCDAGVCVLREK
- the LOC111966690 gene encoding kelch-like protein 12 isoform X1: MAPKDIMTNSHAKSILNAMNALRKSNTLCDITLRVENTDFPVHRIVLAACSDYFCAMFTSELSKNPQLSEKGKSFVDIQGLTASTMEILLDFVYTETVLVTVENVQELLPAACLLQLKGVKRACCDFLDSQLDPTNCLGIRDFAETHNCLDLMQAAELFSQKHFPEVVQHEEFMLLSQNEVEKLVKCDEIQVDSEEPVFEAVLNWVKHNRKEREIYLSEMLEHVRMPLLTPRYITDVIDSEPLIRCSLPCRDLVDEAKKFHLRPELRSEMQGPRTQARLGAKEVLLVIGGFGSQQSPIDIVEKYDPKTQEWSFLPNIARKRRYVATVSLNDRVYVIGGYDGRSRLSSVECLDYTADEDGVWYTVATMNVRRGLAGATTLGDMIYVAGGFDGSRRHTSMERYDPNIDQWSMLGDMQTAREGAGLVVASGLIYCLGGYDGLNILNSVERYDPHTGHWTNVTPMATKRSGAGVALLNDHIYVVGGFDGTAHLDSVEVYNIRTDYWTTVASMTTPRCYVGATVLRGRLYAIAGYDGNSLLSSIECYDPVIDSWEVVTSMATQRCDAGVCVLREK